The Flavivirga eckloniae genomic interval CAATGGTTTTATCGAAAACATGTCTATAATTATAAGCTCGTTTAGTAAACTCCTTATAATCCTTTTCTTTTCCCAGTGCTTTGGAAAACTGCCCTACAGTGTAATCATTATAAGCATAAGCCAATGTATTGGAAGCAGGGCCTTCCTCATCAGGTACATAGCCCTTTTCAATATAGGTTTTAAGGTTTCTGTTACCCACATAGCCACCACTTTTATGCAAATGTCCAGGTTCTTTTTGTAGCTTAACTATAGCTTCGTATGCCTTTTCAACATCATAATCCTTTATACCCTTATGGTATGCATTTGTAATCAGGGCAATTTGATCTGATGCAACCATGATACCAGAATACTCAATACCAGTGGCCCCTTTAGGTAACCAACCTCCTTTATCGTATATTTCCAGAATACTGTTTACCCAGTTATTGGCAATATTAGGAGTTGCTAAAGACCATAATTGGTTTAAATTCCAATACGTTCCCCAAAAAGCATCACTGGCATATAAAGGTTTAGAAGCATCCTTCAATTGCTGTACTTTTTCGTTCATGTCCATGTATGTCCCATTAACATCACTCCAGGTACTTCTACCCGCATAAGCTCTATACATATTGGTATAAAACTTCTTTTTTAGATCTGTTCTGGGATCTTCAACAGTAATTTTATTGAGTAAGTTGTTCCATGCCGTTTGCGAATCATTTTTAACGGCATCAAAGTCCCAATTGAAGGCATCCAGCTCGGTTTCCAAATTTAATCGTGCTTGGGGAATACTCACCAAAGAGATACCCGTTTGTACCATGATTTGTTCACCTTCTTTAGTATCAAACTCTACAAAAGCACCAACATCTTTATGACCAAAACCAGAAGAAATGTTTGTTGCGTTTCTAATAATATCTTCTTTTACCCAGCCATTAAAACTTTTAAAGGGCTTGTTAAAACGCATAACGAAATTAAGTGTATAATCGTTAAACTGTGCTTTCCTGAGGCTTTGTTGGTAACTAACCCCTTCAATTTCATAATCACTTACTTTAGTTATTTGGGTATAAAAAATTTCGTAACCATATTCGGAAGGAATTAAAAGGTCAACCAAAATTCTCGCCTCTTTTGATTCTGGAAAGGTGTAACGTTGAAATCCTGTTCTGGTTGTTGTAGTAAGTTCTGCCTTTACATTATAGTCATCTAATATAACCGAGTAATAACCCGCTTCTGCTTTTTCATTTTTATGGGAAAATCTCGAACGATACCCTCTGTCTGGATCTTTTTCGGTGCCTTCCTGAATTTTTAAAGCTCCCGTAGTTGGCATGGTCCTAAGACCTGCCATGGTCCATGAATGGATATGGCTAAAACCCGATATATTTTCAATAGTGTATTCGTAACCTGCTTTCCAGCCTAATTCTTGATTATCTGGACTAAGTTTAACCATTCCGAATGGGCGGGTAGGTCCGGGAAACATATTCCAACGCGAGTCGTGGGTGCCAACCATAGGATCAACGAAATCTACTGGGCGTTCTTGAGCAGAAATGCTTTGCAAAAGAGTAATTATGCCGAAGCAAAACATAAGTTTTTTCATGAAATATTGGGTTTTGGGGGGAGGTATCAAAAATTAAGCCTCTTTTTTATAGGTTATTTTTAAGAAATTGTTAATTCTTTACAAAGGTATTAAAATATGAATTATTATGTATGGACATATAAACAAATAAACTATATTTGCACCAAAAATTATTGTACATACAATTTAGTGTTAGTTTACAAGTTTGATTATGAGCTATTCCGGCCAGTATTATTTAGTAAGTATTATGAGAGTATGTATTTCGCTGGTCGGAATATGCCTTTTTTCTTGTGTTGAAAAGAAGGAAGAGGTTAAGCTAGTAGATCATTCAGAAGTTGAAAAGGAGATTGAGGTTACAAAAGCCCAGGTATTCAACAAACTAGTCGTTGTAGATAGTTTGGGCGTAACAGGAGCAGACGGAGCCATTTCGTTTCTGCTAACAAATGGAACATCTGTATTTATGATGGGAGATTCCTTTTTAAAACCAGTTGTAGATGGAAAAAGGGATCCGAAAAGTAAAATGATTAACAATACGTTTATTGTTGTAGATAAAAAGAACAACAGGTCTACTTCAATATTTAAGGGAACTTTAAATGATCCAGAAACCATGTTGTTGCCTAAAAATAACAAGGGAACTAAAGAGTACTATTGGCCTGGACATGGTTTCGAATTTAATGGCGAGCTTCATATTTTTATGTCGAGGTTTAAGCATATTTCTAATGATACCTGGGGATTTAAATATACTGGGGTTGACTATTTAAAATTAGATAAGGAGACTTTCAGTATCATTTCTCAGGAAGATTTTCCGTATGCCTTAAAAAATGGTGTTCACTATGGTCATTCCATAATTAATGAACAGGATTATACCTATATATATGGTAGCAAACAGGTTGATGACGGGGCTACATTACATGTAGCGCGGGGTGTTGTTGATGAAGCTACGAATACATTAACGGGTTACGAGTTTTTTAATGGCAAAGATTGGGTTAAAACCCCAGAGGAATCAGAGCAGTTAAAAGGAATTGACAAGCAAGTGCCCGAGCAGTTTACAGTGTTTAAGTATAGCAATAAGTATATTTTAATAATGCAGGAAAGGGATCTTACTTCAGGTAACATCTACTCGTATGTTTCAGATTTACCAACTGGGCCATGGAAGAACAAAACATTTTTGTATCATACAACCGAACAAGAAACATCTAAGAAAGATAAATTATTTACGTATAACGCAATGGCGCATCCTCAATTTATTGAAAATGATAGGTTGTTAGTTTCATATTGTACCAATAGTTTTTTGGTACCAACAATACATGAAAACGTAGATTATTACCGTCCGAAGTTTTTATGGGTGCCTATGAAAAAAATATTGAACTAGCTTAAGCCCAGTGAATTAAAGGGGTTGGTTATCATATGTTAATAAAAGACCTTTATTGCCCATTTATTAGTTGAATTTTTGCAAAAACAATTATATATTTGTTAAGTTATTCATTTCTTTTATTATATTTGTTTATATGTACGAACATAGTGTTATCGATAAATTGTTGAAAAAAGTAGATCATGGAAGTGTAATCCCATTACATATTCAGGTGGAAGAGCTATTGATGAGTATTATAAAGCTACCGGATTATGCAAATGGAAAGTTACTTCCTAAAGAAGTAGAGCTTGCCAAAAATTTGGGAGTATCAAGAAGTACAGTGAGACAGGCTAGTAATAGGTTGTCTGAAAAAAATCTAATAATTCGGAAAAAGGGTATAGGAACCCGGGTAAATAAGGATATGGTTACCACTAATTTAGATAGCTGGTCAAGTTTTAGCAAAGAAATGCTTGAAAAAGGCAAGACTATAATTAGTTATGTTTTCGAATTAAAGTTAATAAAATCAAATAAATTGGTTAGTCTAAAGCTAGGTGTAGAAGAAGGTACTAAGGTGTATAAGCTGTCTAGAGTAAGAGGCGTAAAAAAAGAAGCCAAAGTATATTTTATTTCTTATTTTCATCCTAAAGTGCAACTTAAGAAAGACTACGATTATTCCAGACCGCTTTATAGTATTATTGAAGAAGAGTGTGGCTATTATGCAGAAGTTTCAAAAGAAGAGATTTCGGCAATAGTTGCCAACAAAGCTTTGGCGGATAAACTCAATATTAAAGTAGGCGATCCTATACTTAAAAGAGATCGTTTGGTTTTAGACAGAGGTAAATCTGCTCTAGAATATAATATTGGTTATTACAAGGCCGAAAACTTTAAATACTCTGTAGAATTAAGAAGATAATATAATGTAAACATTAAAGATAAAAATAACCCCAATTAACACCCAATTCTATGTATGAACATTTAAACATTTACAAATTATGATGAAAAATATTTTTACTATATGCGTGTTAGCGCTTTTTTTTATTGGCTGCGAAGACGATGATAATATTAATCCATCTGGATTAATCGAAAATACAGTTGATATAAGCGGTAACTGGCAAGTTGCTTCTGTAACTCAAAACAATATTGATATTACTAACCAATTCGATTTTCAATCGTTAGGTTTAACATTCAAAAACAGTGGAGATACCCCGTCCACATTTACTAAAACAGGAACATCCAATATCCCTTTTCCATTTTCTATGACAGATGGAGCGTTTTCATTCGATGATTTGGTCTACCCAACAAAGCTAAATTTTTCTGGTAGTGAGGACATTACCATGGAGTTAGCAGAGCTTCCTTTAGTTTCAAAAGGCAAAGACTTCAAATTGAGGGTAACCTTAGGCTGCTCAGATAACATATATGTGTATTCATTTAAGAAAAAGTAAAGTCTATAAAAAAAACTTAACCTAAACAAACATGAAAAAACTATTTAAACCAATCAGAAAAAAGACAGTAAGTG includes:
- a CDS encoding GH92 family glycosyl hydrolase, which translates into the protein MKKLMFCFGIITLLQSISAQERPVDFVDPMVGTHDSRWNMFPGPTRPFGMVKLSPDNQELGWKAGYEYTIENISGFSHIHSWTMAGLRTMPTTGALKIQEGTEKDPDRGYRSRFSHKNEKAEAGYYSVILDDYNVKAELTTTTRTGFQRYTFPESKEARILVDLLIPSEYGYEIFYTQITKVSDYEIEGVSYQQSLRKAQFNDYTLNFVMRFNKPFKSFNGWVKEDIIRNATNISSGFGHKDVGAFVEFDTKEGEQIMVQTGISLVSIPQARLNLETELDAFNWDFDAVKNDSQTAWNNLLNKITVEDPRTDLKKKFYTNMYRAYAGRSTWSDVNGTYMDMNEKVQQLKDASKPLYASDAFWGTYWNLNQLWSLATPNIANNWVNSILEIYDKGGWLPKGATGIEYSGIMVASDQIALITNAYHKGIKDYDVEKAYEAIVKLQKEPGHLHKSGGYVGNRNLKTYIEKGYVPDEEGPASNTLAYAYNDYTVGQFSKALGKEKDYKEFTKRAYNYRHVFDKTIGFTRRKRADGSWVPNFKPFGDVAWLGSGFVEGNAWQYTYFVPHDINGLINLMGKETFNNRLQEGFETSAKHNFNSEHLGSNSLDGMGVLPINHGNQPNMQAAYLFNYSGKPWLTQKWVNEIRNKYYGNDPIGGWKGDEDQGQMGAWYVMSAMGLFQMDGGTSINPIYEIGSPQFKKITLKLDPKYYPGGTFVIEAKNVSSDNIYIQSAKLNGKPLNKPWFYHSDLINGGKLILKMGSKPNKKWGAKPENSPPSLSTLISKEEQDIILAYDRLGEELAEWNKAIKAYYYHKKEHFESLPDTENEIIFLGNSITDGAEWSELFQNPNIKNRGIGGDDTDGVLGRLEEVTSSNPKQLFIMIGTNDLAYGKTVDYINNNYVTILDTVKKQSPNTEIFIQSILPVDDNVHSTRPNKSIRDINRFLKQLCAERNINYIDLNPVFADEHGKLNTSYSIDGLHLNGKGYLVWKKEIEKFLK
- a CDS encoding DUF4185 domain-containing protein; protein product: MSYSGQYYLVSIMRVCISLVGICLFSCVEKKEEVKLVDHSEVEKEIEVTKAQVFNKLVVVDSLGVTGADGAISFLLTNGTSVFMMGDSFLKPVVDGKRDPKSKMINNTFIVVDKKNNRSTSIFKGTLNDPETMLLPKNNKGTKEYYWPGHGFEFNGELHIFMSRFKHISNDTWGFKYTGVDYLKLDKETFSIISQEDFPYALKNGVHYGHSIINEQDYTYIYGSKQVDDGATLHVARGVVDEATNTLTGYEFFNGKDWVKTPEESEQLKGIDKQVPEQFTVFKYSNKYILIMQERDLTSGNIYSYVSDLPTGPWKNKTFLYHTTEQETSKKDKLFTYNAMAHPQFIENDRLLVSYCTNSFLVPTIHENVDYYRPKFLWVPMKKILN
- a CDS encoding GntR family transcriptional regulator, with the protein product MYEHSVIDKLLKKVDHGSVIPLHIQVEELLMSIIKLPDYANGKLLPKEVELAKNLGVSRSTVRQASNRLSEKNLIIRKKGIGTRVNKDMVTTNLDSWSSFSKEMLEKGKTIISYVFELKLIKSNKLVSLKLGVEEGTKVYKLSRVRGVKKEAKVYFISYFHPKVQLKKDYDYSRPLYSIIEEECGYYAEVSKEEISAIVANKALADKLNIKVGDPILKRDRLVLDRGKSALEYNIGYYKAENFKYSVELRR
- a CDS encoding DUF5004 domain-containing protein, yielding MMKNIFTICVLALFFIGCEDDDNINPSGLIENTVDISGNWQVASVTQNNIDITNQFDFQSLGLTFKNSGDTPSTFTKTGTSNIPFPFSMTDGAFSFDDLVYPTKLNFSGSEDITMELAELPLVSKGKDFKLRVTLGCSDNIYVYSFKKK